In Streptomyces sp. NBC_00414, a single window of DNA contains:
- a CDS encoding phage tail protein, with amino-acid sequence MAGFLIASGHIEVDADVQDAMRNIGNLVTKMTLVGPVAIAAGAATAAAVGGITAAFSAAGAAVGAFGLAAKPQLTEVTEVTKLYEEAQKAAADGAADATQKQQAYEKALAKLPPATRDTATALSALKTEHKEWSDSLASSTMPVYTKGINMLRSALPKLTPFVRIASFQFKQFLDTLGEGQAGAVFREFAKGAQHHAGGSLNNFLTILKNIAVGFVGILNAFMPMSVTMSGGLADLTAKFAAWGAQLGQSSGFKTFIDYVKTNGPIIAQTLGSIAVTVGKLVMALAPLAGITLPALAAIAEFVSKLPPPVILAIAAAITALKIALLGFRIASMLTGTAMWPLITATWAWTAALLANPVTWIILGILALVAVIVVIATKTDWFQRLWKVCWNAIKVAASAAWEFIKTVVSRGFNFLKNLFLNFTGPGLLIKHWNTIKSATSAAWQWVQNQVTSKINAVRSTISTVTGAISSRVSSAWSSVKSATSAAWSWIKSIITSGINGARNAVASAVSGISSTVSSIRGRVVGALSGAASFLYNAGQSIIRGLINGIKSMAGSVKSAVGGVLSGARDLLPFSPAKEGPFSGKGWTEYSGAALMQGLATGIDKGAGIPAQSMSSALGGVSGVTTPQPVGATGSTYNINLSMDFNSMALPSPSERRAFAKAFRQEINDELRNMEKERR; translated from the coding sequence ATGGCCGGATTCTTAATCGCGTCAGGTCACATCGAAGTCGATGCAGACGTACAAGACGCAATGCGCAATATCGGCAACTTAGTAACCAAGATGACCTTGGTTGGTCCGGTTGCTATCGCCGCGGGTGCTGCCACAGCCGCAGCCGTAGGCGGCATTACAGCGGCTTTCTCCGCCGCTGGTGCTGCCGTTGGTGCCTTCGGACTAGCGGCCAAGCCGCAGCTTACTGAGGTCACTGAGGTGACCAAGCTCTACGAGGAAGCTCAAAAAGCCGCTGCTGACGGAGCTGCTGATGCAACTCAGAAGCAACAGGCATATGAAAAGGCTCTCGCCAAACTCCCACCTGCGACGCGAGACACGGCTACTGCCCTCTCGGCCCTCAAGACCGAGCACAAGGAGTGGTCCGACTCGTTGGCTAGCAGCACGATGCCGGTTTACACCAAGGGCATCAATATGCTGCGGTCGGCTCTGCCGAAGCTGACACCGTTCGTTCGCATCGCCTCGTTTCAGTTCAAGCAATTCTTGGACACGTTGGGCGAGGGACAGGCCGGCGCGGTCTTCAGGGAATTCGCCAAGGGCGCTCAGCATCACGCAGGTGGGTCGCTGAACAACTTCCTGACGATCCTCAAAAACATCGCAGTTGGCTTCGTAGGCATCCTCAACGCCTTCATGCCTATGTCGGTCACCATGTCCGGTGGTCTGGCAGACCTCACAGCCAAGTTCGCCGCATGGGGAGCACAGCTCGGACAGAGCAGCGGATTCAAAACCTTCATAGACTACGTGAAGACGAACGGTCCGATCATTGCTCAGACGCTCGGGAGCATTGCGGTCACGGTCGGCAAGTTAGTTATGGCGCTTGCTCCGCTGGCTGGTATCACACTTCCGGCGCTGGCCGCTATCGCTGAATTCGTGTCCAAGCTTCCACCTCCGGTCATCCTGGCTATTGCTGCCGCCATTACGGCACTGAAGATAGCTCTGCTCGGATTCCGCATTGCGTCGATGCTGACGGGAACCGCAATGTGGCCTCTCATTACGGCCACGTGGGCATGGACGGCCGCTTTGCTGGCCAACCCGGTTACGTGGATCATCCTTGGAATTTTGGCGCTCGTAGCGGTCATCGTCGTCATCGCGACCAAGACCGATTGGTTCCAGAGGCTTTGGAAGGTCTGTTGGAACGCGATCAAGGTAGCTGCTTCTGCCGCTTGGGAGTTCATCAAGACGGTTGTCTCGCGCGGCTTCAACTTCCTGAAGAACCTCTTCCTGAACTTCACTGGTCCGGGGCTTCTGATCAAGCACTGGAATACCATCAAGTCGGCTACCTCTGCCGCTTGGCAGTGGGTGCAAAACCAAGTCACTTCGAAGATCAATGCCGTGCGAAGCACGATTTCCACTGTGACAGGGGCCATCTCTTCCAGGGTCTCTAGCGCTTGGTCTTCCGTGAAGTCTGCAACGTCCGCAGCGTGGAGCTGGATCAAGAGCATCATCACCAGCGGAATCAACGGCGCACGAAACGCTGTGGCTTCGGCGGTGAGCGGGATTTCTTCCACCGTATCCAGCATCCGAGGACGAGTGGTCGGCGCCCTATCCGGTGCGGCCTCTTTCCTTTACAACGCTGGGCAGTCGATTATCCGTGGCTTGATCAACGGAATCAAATCCATGGCCGGATCGGTCAAGAGCGCGGTAGGAGGAGTGCTAAGCGGCGCTCGCGACTTGTTGCCGTTCTCGCCCGCCAAGGAAGGTCCGTTCTCCGGTAAGGGGTGGACCGAGTATTCCGGTGCAGCCCTCATGCAGGGACTTGCAACCGGTATCGACAAGGGTGCGGGGATTCCAGCTCAGTCAATGTCGAGCGCTCTCGGCGGAGTGTCTGGGGTGACAACCCCTCAGCCGGTAGGGGCTACGGGCAGCACCTACAACATCAACCTTTCCATGGACTTCAATTCCATGGCCTTGCCTAGCCCTTCGGAACGACGCGCTTTCGCCAAGGCGTTCAGGCAGGAAATCAACGATGAACTACGCAACATGGAGAAGGAGCGTCGCTAA
- a CDS encoding phage tail tube protein — protein MANEDVLVMGPATLYIGAFGATEPAASAYATPPASGAWTDLGFTMDGCELSVEQDYKELVADQTVDKMGARLQERSFKAKVSLAEPSLENLVYVLNDGTVASGTGYHTYEPAFMTSATQPTYRALIVDGWAPGGGRARLIIRKVLSTDNVKWKYSKEDQTVFEVEFEGFYVSEVIAPWKMITED, from the coding sequence ATGGCAAACGAAGACGTTTTAGTCATGGGTCCCGCGACCCTCTACATTGGCGCTTTTGGCGCTACCGAGCCCGCCGCATCGGCCTATGCAACACCACCCGCTTCCGGAGCTTGGACCGACTTGGGATTCACCATGGACGGTTGCGAGCTATCCGTAGAGCAGGATTACAAGGAACTGGTAGCAGACCAGACCGTAGACAAGATGGGTGCTCGACTTCAGGAGCGCTCATTCAAGGCGAAGGTTTCCCTAGCGGAGCCAAGTCTCGAAAACCTGGTCTACGTCCTTAATGACGGAACCGTAGCTTCTGGCACGGGTTACCACACCTACGAGCCTGCGTTCATGACCAGCGCGACTCAGCCCACTTACCGCGCGCTCATTGTCGACGGTTGGGCGCCTGGTGGCGGTCGTGCGCGCCTCATTATCCGCAAGGTTCTCAGCACGGACAACGTCAAGTGGAAATACTCGAAGGAAGACCAGACCGTCTTTGAAGTCGAGTTCGAAGGATTCTACGTCAGCGAGGTCATTGCACCTTGGAAGATGATCACCGAAGACTAA
- a CDS encoding HK97 gp10 family phage protein, whose protein sequence is MPKNYRLRVNPGWPKHVEEAGHDFLTRIAREIHRDMVRYAPVETGRLRNDLDWEVNGLEARIGARTLKYAIFVEEGTSPHPIKAKAGGALNWEGAQHPVNEVNHPGSRAQWFMRRALYQKR, encoded by the coding sequence ATGCCCAAGAACTACCGCTTACGCGTCAACCCCGGTTGGCCAAAGCACGTAGAGGAAGCCGGACACGACTTCCTGACGCGCATTGCGCGCGAGATTCACAGGGACATGGTCCGTTACGCACCTGTAGAGACAGGACGGCTCCGCAACGATCTGGATTGGGAAGTCAACGGGCTTGAAGCGCGAATCGGCGCGAGGACGTTGAAGTACGCCATTTTCGTTGAAGAGGGCACTTCCCCTCACCCCATCAAGGCCAAAGCCGGAGGTGCCCTCAATTGGGAGGGCGCACAGCATCCGGTCAACGAGGTAAATCACCCTGGCTCACGCGCTCAGTGGTTCATGCGTCGAGCCCTCTACCAAAAGCGCTAG
- a CDS encoding phage major capsid protein, with protein sequence MEAIYRNYLERLASLMAVSLTNWIPIEWSSEALQRVSQNSAVETYARAFNMTTDTQRVLRSLGADVGTGGTYTDDSSVNDYVLLDAVKFTGQFKIDEDDLSDADSVINTISVKSTDWATSYAVAFDNSCLAVTAAANGTTVPFTSVYKTVRTNGETGEGYTADDNYVAYNGTASAAYDQLSSVVAKVEQGLYFNSSRALVVAHNAFRAVFRGAKDTSGMPIFIQGIAGTPDTLFGIPVAWSNGAKTSATRSAAPAGNPVLVVVGDTDALMRGDRLSPEALVDRARAHDSTDQTALKLRVRKAFEVSHPAAVAVLEKTA encoded by the coding sequence GTGGAGGCGATCTATCGAAACTACTTAGAAAGGTTGGCCTCCCTCATGGCTGTATCTCTAACCAACTGGATTCCCATCGAGTGGTCCAGTGAAGCATTACAGCGTGTCTCGCAGAACTCTGCCGTTGAGACCTACGCACGCGCCTTCAATATGACCACTGACACTCAGCGCGTACTCCGTTCTCTCGGAGCCGACGTTGGTACCGGTGGAACTTACACCGACGACTCAAGCGTCAACGACTACGTCCTACTCGACGCGGTGAAGTTCACCGGACAGTTCAAGATTGACGAAGATGACCTGTCAGACGCTGACTCCGTCATCAACACTATTTCCGTCAAGTCAACTGACTGGGCAACTTCTTATGCCGTCGCGTTCGACAACTCTTGTCTAGCCGTTACCGCTGCTGCCAACGGAACCACTGTTCCGTTCACCTCTGTCTACAAGACCGTTCGTACCAATGGTGAGACTGGTGAGGGTTACACAGCAGACGACAACTACGTTGCATACAACGGAACTGCCTCTGCCGCGTACGACCAGCTTTCCAGCGTTGTTGCCAAGGTTGAGCAGGGTCTCTACTTCAACTCATCACGCGCTCTCGTTGTCGCTCACAACGCGTTCCGTGCCGTATTCCGTGGTGCCAAGGACACATCCGGTATGCCGATCTTCATTCAGGGAATCGCCGGTACTCCGGACACTCTGTTTGGTATTCCGGTTGCTTGGAGCAACGGAGCCAAGACTTCTGCGACTCGTTCCGCAGCGCCCGCCGGTAACCCCGTTCTCGTTGTGGTTGGTGACACTGACGCTCTTATGCGCGGTGACCGTCTATCTCCTGAGGCATTGGTCGACCGTGCGCGTGCTCACGACAGCACTGACCAGACCGCATTGAAGCTACGTGTGCGTAAGGCATTCGAGGTTTCTCACCCTGCGGCTGTGGCGGTTCTGGAGAAGACCGCGTAA
- a CDS encoding phage scaffolding protein, producing MTATTSNDSADDLEDDVIDDDTDVEDWAPPARDEWERITAEAKKANSEAATRKRLLRELGYDKNGNRIEGAAVVDDAAKPVVQPVDTKTVETGLAKKYEAIYSGLAGAGVPAGQLGRLARFIDTSSVLIDEDGIEGLSEQIESLRTDYPELFKRQRQKAPDANTAGAGKKTVSKASNTGSWEDEARRRIENGTFFN from the coding sequence ATGACAGCAACGACATCGAATGACTCAGCCGATGACCTCGAAGACGACGTGATCGATGACGACACCGACGTTGAGGATTGGGCACCGCCCGCTCGTGACGAGTGGGAGCGCATTACAGCAGAGGCCAAAAAGGCCAACTCTGAGGCTGCGACCCGTAAGCGTCTTCTGCGTGAACTCGGCTATGACAAGAACGGCAACCGCATCGAGGGTGCCGCGGTGGTCGACGACGCAGCCAAGCCGGTAGTTCAACCGGTCGACACCAAGACTGTGGAGACCGGCCTCGCCAAGAAATACGAGGCTATCTACAGCGGTCTCGCTGGTGCCGGGGTTCCGGCCGGACAGCTCGGGCGTCTCGCCCGATTCATCGACACCTCTTCCGTGCTCATTGATGAGGACGGCATCGAGGGTCTATCTGAGCAGATCGAGTCTCTGAGAACCGACTACCCCGAGTTGTTCAAGCGTCAGCGTCAGAAGGCGCCCGATGCGAACACCGCAGGTGCCGGTAAGAAGACCGTATCCAAGGCTTCCAATACTGGAAGTTGGGAGGACGAAGCAAGGCGCCGTATCGAAAACGGAACTTTCTTCAACTAA
- a CDS encoding phage portal protein, whose amino-acid sequence MRMPVEPGSEPDLIGLDTLHVDYLELCQARPEYDRADAFYQGNIEEKYASPRVAQLLNRFGLNDFPSFNLAHIAVDALTDLLHLNSVTVENNSLDNVLDDVRDSNDLDEELPVLLLNACKLGDAYLFVWPDTDIEGTPVGVRMEQQDPRTARVFYSVENPTLMDRAIQSWETGAKETLRIRANQYFPDHIERWVHKGKVPKDPKRAKWIPFTEDGAPAHLPNPFGQVPYFHYRTARPYGIPLHVNAYAPQLAIDKLVRSHLATVDYQSFPQRYALVDPAADLSGSQSGDFAPEHPRDGSNPEVPVQSQLDASPNALWNLQGYKEVGQFEAANPDHFLKPLDRYIKVLAQATQIPFQAFDSTGDAISGESRRVANESMYNRVEHLQRSFGSTIRRSYQFALEVLGEDTGTPIQVNWRPVRNINDLNGIQMLLLKMQLGVPRDELLSEAGYDSRTIDEWLAQEEPTTDTNTKVSQDGDPLKGVEPHDSNDIE is encoded by the coding sequence ATGCGTATGCCTGTAGAGCCAGGTTCTGAACCTGACTTAATCGGCCTGGACACCCTCCATGTCGACTATCTCGAACTGTGCCAAGCACGACCGGAGTACGACCGGGCGGATGCCTTTTATCAAGGCAACATCGAGGAGAAATATGCGAGCCCACGGGTTGCGCAACTTCTCAACCGCTTCGGGCTGAACGACTTCCCGAGCTTCAATCTGGCACACATCGCGGTAGACGCGCTCACAGATCTCCTTCACCTGAACTCTGTGACCGTCGAGAACAACAGTCTTGACAACGTCCTGGACGACGTCCGCGACTCCAACGACCTTGACGAAGAGCTACCGGTCCTCTTGCTGAACGCATGCAAGTTGGGCGACGCGTACTTGTTCGTCTGGCCTGACACCGACATCGAGGGAACCCCCGTCGGTGTCCGCATGGAACAGCAGGACCCCCGTACCGCCCGCGTCTTCTACAGCGTGGAGAACCCGACCCTGATGGACCGGGCGATTCAGTCATGGGAGACCGGAGCCAAAGAGACCCTGCGCATCCGTGCGAACCAGTACTTCCCTGACCACATCGAACGCTGGGTGCACAAGGGCAAGGTGCCCAAGGACCCCAAGCGTGCGAAGTGGATTCCGTTCACTGAGGATGGGGCGCCGGCTCACCTGCCGAACCCCTTCGGACAGGTGCCGTACTTCCACTACAGGACCGCGCGCCCGTACGGCATCCCGCTGCACGTGAACGCGTACGCCCCGCAGCTCGCCATCGACAAGTTGGTTCGCAGCCACTTGGCGACCGTGGACTACCAGTCCTTCCCGCAGCGCTATGCACTGGTCGACCCTGCGGCAGACCTCAGTGGCTCTCAGAGCGGCGATTTCGCCCCGGAGCATCCGAGGGACGGCTCCAACCCCGAGGTACCCGTACAGAGCCAACTAGACGCTTCCCCCAACGCCCTCTGGAATCTTCAGGGTTACAAGGAAGTCGGACAGTTCGAGGCTGCTAATCCGGATCACTTCTTGAAGCCTCTCGACCGCTACATCAAGGTGTTGGCTCAAGCGACACAGATTCCGTTCCAGGCGTTCGACAGCACCGGAGACGCAATCTCCGGCGAGAGCCGACGTGTGGCCAATGAGTCCATGTACAACCGCGTCGAGCACCTACAGCGAAGCTTCGGCTCAACAATCCGTCGCTCTTACCAGTTCGCCTTAGAGGTGCTGGGAGAGGACACCGGAACCCCGATTCAGGTGAATTGGCGTCCGGTCCGCAACATCAATGACCTGAACGGTATTCAGATGTTGCTTCTGAAGATGCAGCTTGGCGTACCTCGTGACGAGCTTCTGTCTGAGGCCGGATACGACAGCCGAACCATTGACGAGTGGCTGGCTCAGGAAGAGCCGACCACCGATACCAACACGAAAGTTTCCCAGGATGGGGACCCATTAAAAGGAGTAGAACCACATGACAGCAACGACATCGAATGA
- a CDS encoding helix-turn-helix domain-containing protein, with protein MATKRYGKLGNPAQRSEVRLKAYELSLKGKSNTAIGEELGVSRETVRTLIKEYIDGLTVPMAEQMRKSEDDKLNRREALLWALRDEKYKVVSHGKVVIDTATGEPVKDIDPLLKVDTALGRIAERRASLWGLNMPTKTEHTVTTTSVVEPSILNAMEELAIKDAKRILGTAD; from the coding sequence ATGGCTACAAAGCGTTATGGCAAGTTAGGTAATCCGGCTCAGCGTTCCGAAGTGCGACTAAAAGCCTATGAACTCAGCCTGAAAGGCAAATCCAATACCGCCATTGGTGAGGAGTTGGGCGTCTCGCGTGAAACCGTGCGCACGCTCATCAAGGAATACATTGACGGTCTCACGGTCCCCATGGCAGAGCAGATGCGTAAGAGCGAGGATGACAAGCTCAACCGCCGTGAAGCCCTCCTGTGGGCTCTCAGGGACGAGAAGTACAAGGTTGTCAGTCACGGCAAGGTAGTCATCGACACGGCCACAGGCGAGCCCGTAAAGGACATCGACCCATTGCTCAAGGTTGATACTGCCCTCGGTCGCATTGCCGAACGACGTGCCTCGCTATGGGGACTCAATATGCCAACCAAGACCGAGCACACCGTAACTACTACATCTGTAGTGGAACCATCCATCCTCAATGCAATGGAAGAACTGGCAATCAAAGATGCTAAGCGAATTCTCGGAACCGCTGACTAA